The following proteins come from a genomic window of Trifolium pratense cultivar HEN17-A07 linkage group LG4, ARS_RC_1.1, whole genome shotgun sequence:
- the LOC123923756 gene encoding uncharacterized protein LOC123923756 encodes MSVYEGRPLVMEMESNKEDFEEINGYGCGCGWFRVFTSKWWQRHDEEGKNLLDEGNRGEETWMMEKLRNMKETSEVIAGPKWKTFIRKISGYGKKQQKNRFQYDAHSYALNFNSGPQSEDEEYLPPSFSTRFSNPFPAASRRQNET; translated from the coding sequence atgTCTGTCTATGAGGGAAGACCATTGGTGATGGAAATGGAAAGCAACAAAGAAGATTTTGAAGAGATCAACGGGTATGGATGCGGGTGCGGATGGTTCAGAGTGTTCACCTCGAAATGGTGGCAACGCCACGATGAAGAAGGTAAAAACCTACTTGATGAAGGAAATAGAGGAGAAGAGACATGGATGATGGAGAAGTTGAGGAACATGAAGGAAACTTCAGAAGTGATTGCTGGTCCTAAGTGGAAAacttttattagaaaaataagtGGATATgggaaaaaacaacaaaagaatagGTTTCAATATGATGCACATAGTTATGCTCTTAATTTCAATAGTGGTCCTCAAAGTGAAGATGAAGAATATTTGCCTCCAAGTTTCTCTACAAGGTTTTCTAATCCTTTTCCAGCTGCTTCACGTCGCCAAAATGAAACATGA